One region of Baekduia soli genomic DNA includes:
- a CDS encoding cryptochrome/photolyase family protein — MADRSVAVLWFRRDLRVHDHPALVQALDEHDRIVPLYVLDDALLGGRYASPSRTAFMLGCLRALDQELAQRGSGLVVRHGRPEDEVPALARELGAEAVHWTSDVSPYARRRDTRVSDLLREHEVRPRPHGGTYLVDPSKPRTQGGRPYTVFSPFHRAIDQVDRRTVHRAPAELPPLPSGLRKGRLPSAQALGIDPADLVPEPVAEPGEPAARAALERWLRDDLDHYADRHDGMSRPGTSVLSPYLRWGCLSARECEERAARRGGKGAAAWNRQLAWRDFYAHQLLLFPDNVAQEFQPRYRRRLAWSDDEELLRAWKDGRTGYPLVDAGMRQLARTGWMHNRARLVVGSFLTKDLHIDWRQGERHFARLLLDGEPAQNNGNWQWIASTGADPAPYFRRLFNPMTQQRKFDPEGTYVRRWVPELAGVPDERLVEPWTMSDEQQQAAGCVIGTDYPAPIVDHAQERRVAMERYAAAGEG, encoded by the coding sequence GTGGCCGATCGTTCCGTCGCCGTCCTGTGGTTCCGCCGCGACCTGCGAGTCCATGACCATCCGGCGCTCGTGCAGGCGCTCGACGAGCACGACCGCATCGTCCCGCTCTACGTGCTCGACGACGCGCTGCTGGGCGGGCGCTACGCGAGCCCGTCGCGGACGGCGTTCATGCTCGGCTGCCTCAGGGCGCTGGACCAGGAGCTGGCGCAGCGCGGCAGCGGGCTGGTGGTCCGCCACGGCCGGCCCGAGGACGAGGTCCCGGCGCTGGCACGTGAGCTCGGCGCCGAGGCCGTGCACTGGACGAGCGACGTGTCGCCCTACGCCCGGCGGCGCGACACGCGCGTCAGCGACCTGTTGCGCGAGCACGAAGTCCGGCCTCGGCCCCACGGCGGGACCTACCTCGTCGACCCGTCCAAGCCGCGGACCCAGGGCGGCAGGCCCTACACGGTGTTCTCGCCGTTCCACCGCGCGATCGACCAGGTCGACCGGCGCACGGTGCACCGCGCGCCGGCCGAGCTGCCCCCGCTGCCCTCCGGGCTGCGCAAGGGCCGGCTGCCGTCGGCCCAGGCGCTCGGGATCGACCCGGCCGACCTCGTCCCCGAGCCCGTCGCCGAGCCCGGCGAGCCCGCGGCGCGCGCCGCGCTGGAGCGCTGGCTGCGCGACGACCTCGACCACTACGCCGATCGCCACGACGGGATGTCGCGGCCGGGCACCTCCGTGCTCTCGCCCTACCTGCGCTGGGGCTGCCTGTCGGCCCGTGAGTGCGAGGAGCGCGCGGCCCGCCGCGGGGGCAAGGGCGCGGCGGCGTGGAACCGCCAGCTGGCGTGGCGCGACTTCTACGCCCACCAGCTCCTGCTCTTCCCCGACAACGTCGCGCAGGAGTTCCAGCCGCGCTACCGCAGGCGGCTGGCGTGGTCGGACGACGAGGAGCTCCTGCGGGCCTGGAAGGACGGGCGCACGGGCTATCCGCTGGTGGACGCCGGCATGCGCCAGCTGGCTCGCACGGGCTGGATGCACAACCGCGCGCGCCTGGTCGTGGGGTCGTTCCTGACCAAGGACCTGCACATCGACTGGCGCCAGGGCGAGCGGCACTTCGCGCGGCTGCTGCTCGACGGCGAGCCGGCCCAGAACAACGGCAACTGGCAGTGGATCGCCTCGACGGGCGCCGATCCCGCGCCCTACTTCCGCCGGCTGTTCAACCCCATGACCCAGCAGCGCAAGTTCGATCCTGAGGGCACCTACGTGCGCCGCTGGGTGCCGGAGCTGGCCGGGGTGCCCGACGAGCGGCTCGTCGAGCCGTGGACGATGAGCGACGAGCAGCAGCAGGCCGCCGGCTGCGTCATCGGCACCGACTACCCGGCCCCGATCGTCGACCACGCGCAGGAGCGCCGGGTGGCGATGGAGCGCTACGCGGCCGCGGGCGAGGGCTGA
- a CDS encoding class I SAM-dependent methyltransferase → MSPAPASAEEIRDVNTRYHDGAADAYDAKWGIDFGAIGRTQVLGKLRKALDGDLRTFGRGLELGAGTGYFSLNLLQAGVIREATCTDISPGMVAALQRNARDLDLDVDARVADAEALPFEDASFDLVFGHAVLHHLPDLDQAWREIHRVLAPGGLAVFAGEPSRYGDRLANVPKRAASKVAPAWRRVMRARPAQEGHQDGGAHNHQLESMVDVHAFTPEQLQRGPQAAGFADVRVRGEELLANWFGWANRALEATADPDTVPYAWKLYAFKGYVGLQHVDRVLLESRLPPAIFYNLMVTAQKAGPPR, encoded by the coding sequence ATGAGTCCCGCCCCGGCCAGCGCGGAGGAGATCCGCGACGTCAACACCCGCTACCACGACGGCGCCGCCGACGCGTACGACGCCAAGTGGGGCATCGACTTCGGCGCCATCGGCCGCACGCAGGTGCTGGGCAAGCTGCGCAAGGCGCTGGACGGCGACCTGCGCACGTTCGGCCGCGGGCTCGAGCTCGGCGCCGGCACGGGCTACTTCTCGCTCAACCTGCTGCAGGCCGGGGTGATCCGCGAGGCCACGTGCACCGACATCTCCCCCGGCATGGTGGCCGCCCTGCAGCGCAACGCGCGCGATCTCGACCTCGACGTCGACGCCCGCGTCGCCGACGCCGAGGCGCTCCCGTTCGAGGACGCCTCCTTCGACCTCGTCTTCGGCCACGCCGTGCTGCACCACCTGCCCGACCTCGACCAGGCGTGGCGCGAGATCCACCGCGTCCTGGCGCCCGGCGGCCTCGCGGTCTTCGCCGGCGAGCCCTCGCGCTACGGCGACCGCCTGGCCAACGTGCCCAAGCGCGCGGCCTCGAAGGTCGCGCCGGCGTGGCGGCGCGTGATGCGCGCCCGGCCCGCGCAGGAGGGCCACCAGGACGGCGGCGCCCACAACCACCAGCTCGAGTCGATGGTCGATGTGCACGCCTTCACGCCCGAGCAGCTGCAGCGCGGCCCGCAGGCGGCCGGCTTTGCCGACGTGCGCGTGCGCGGCGAGGAGCTGCTGGCCAACTGGTTCGGCTGGGCCAACCGCGCACTGGAGGCCACCGCCGATCCCGACACGGTGCCCTACGCCTGGAAGCTGTACGCCTTCAAGGGCTACGTCGGCCTGCAGCACGTCGACCGCGTGCTGCTCGAGTCGCGCCTGCCGCCGGCCATCTTCTACAACCTGATGGTCACCGCGCAGAAGGCCGGGCCGCCGCGCTGA
- a CDS encoding class I SAM-dependent methyltransferase has product MTDQLYLQRDQPPGVPPLALTGERTLPDVPEENYWYRRHLVVYEWIRARVGGLRVVDMACGEGYGTSVLARTAAQVVGVDANPEAHEHARLRYVAPNVRFARDLIETFDEPADAIVFLQTIEHVRNPDQVLERFKTLVSGSASPLVVVSTPNVLTLAPEGAAKSGNPWHVKEYRPEEFRALCEAHFAEVEVLGLHHARKLALHAFALRHLRWDDVHARLRLTKPFYDWFTPAISERDFTLADDRPLERALDFVAVCRP; this is encoded by the coding sequence ATGACCGACCAGCTCTACCTCCAGCGCGACCAGCCTCCGGGCGTCCCGCCGCTCGCCCTGACCGGTGAGCGCACGCTGCCCGACGTCCCCGAGGAGAACTACTGGTACCGCCGCCACCTCGTGGTCTACGAGTGGATCCGGGCCCGCGTCGGCGGCCTGCGCGTGGTGGACATGGCCTGCGGCGAGGGCTACGGCACGAGCGTCCTGGCGCGCACCGCGGCGCAGGTCGTCGGCGTCGACGCCAACCCGGAGGCCCACGAGCACGCCCGGCTGCGCTACGTCGCGCCCAACGTCCGGTTCGCGCGCGACCTCATCGAGACGTTCGATGAGCCCGCCGACGCCATCGTGTTCCTGCAGACCATCGAGCACGTCCGCAACCCCGACCAGGTGCTCGAGCGCTTCAAGACCCTGGTGTCGGGCAGCGCATCGCCGCTCGTCGTGGTCTCCACGCCCAACGTGCTGACGCTCGCGCCCGAGGGGGCGGCCAAGTCCGGCAACCCGTGGCACGTCAAGGAGTACCGCCCCGAGGAGTTCCGCGCCCTGTGCGAGGCGCACTTCGCCGAGGTCGAGGTGCTCGGCCTGCACCACGCCCGCAAGCTCGCCCTGCACGCGTTCGCGCTGCGCCACCTGCGCTGGGACGACGTCCACGCGCGGCTGCGCCTGACCAAGCCGTTCTACGACTGGTTCACCCCCGCCATCTCCGAGCGCGACTTCACGCTCGCCGACGACCGCCCGCTGGAGCGCGCGCTGGACTTCGTGGCCGTCTGCCGGCCATGA
- a CDS encoding 1,4-alpha-glucan branching protein domain-containing protein, giving the protein MSADGRLAIVLHSHMPYVEGFGTWPFGEEWLFEAAATVYVPLLDVLAGAGGAVTLSLTPVLCDQLAAPGVHGRLLAFLRDLRVTTHALDAEACRADGRPELAGEVERAGGDYARAADRLESLGDGGLLSALLEHATWTSSATHAVLPLVATDAGVRLQLRAGIEGHRARAGRWGGGLWLPECAHAPWLEPLLEEAGVHATCVDLTDVLADPLRPLQSTDGPLLAPLDRATIDLVWSEGAYPAAGAYRDSHRRTVHHHHPWANDGAVYDRDRAREQAERDAADFVARVARRVRGGGLSVCALDTELLGHHWYEGLDWLAAVVAQARRTGLEVLALDDALAATPARPAPAGLPATSWGTPRTLWTWDGPQVADLAFAARAAELEVLAAGSAADARAVRELLALQSSDWAFLATRDISGPYPRERAEGHLAALRAALAAPGEHDPTVRGLAPFADPAMLLGP; this is encoded by the coding sequence ATGAGCGCCGACGGCCGGCTGGCCATCGTCCTGCACTCCCACATGCCCTACGTCGAGGGCTTCGGGACGTGGCCGTTCGGCGAGGAGTGGCTCTTCGAGGCCGCGGCGACGGTCTATGTGCCGCTGCTCGACGTCCTGGCCGGGGCCGGCGGCGCGGTGACCCTGTCGCTGACGCCGGTGCTCTGCGACCAGCTCGCCGCACCCGGCGTGCACGGGCGCCTGCTGGCGTTCCTGCGCGACCTGCGCGTCACGACCCACGCGCTGGACGCCGAGGCCTGCCGGGCCGACGGCCGGCCCGAGCTCGCGGGGGAGGTCGAGCGTGCCGGCGGCGACTACGCGCGCGCCGCCGACCGGCTTGAGTCGCTCGGCGACGGCGGGCTGCTCTCCGCGCTGCTGGAGCACGCGACGTGGACGAGCTCGGCGACCCACGCCGTGCTGCCGCTCGTGGCCACCGACGCCGGCGTGCGCCTGCAGCTGCGCGCCGGCATCGAGGGCCACCGCGCGCGGGCCGGTCGGTGGGGCGGCGGGCTCTGGCTGCCCGAGTGCGCGCACGCGCCGTGGCTCGAGCCGCTGCTGGAGGAGGCCGGGGTGCACGCCACGTGCGTCGACCTCACCGACGTGCTCGCCGACCCGCTGCGACCGCTTCAGAGCACCGACGGGCCGCTGCTGGCGCCGCTGGACCGCGCGACGATCGATCTCGTGTGGAGCGAGGGCGCCTATCCGGCGGCCGGGGCCTACCGCGACTCGCACCGCCGCACGGTGCACCACCACCATCCGTGGGCCAACGACGGCGCCGTCTACGACCGCGACCGCGCCCGAGAGCAGGCCGAGCGCGACGCGGCGGACTTCGTGGCCCGCGTGGCGCGGCGGGTGCGCGGCGGCGGCCTTTCGGTCTGTGCGCTGGACACCGAGCTGCTCGGCCACCACTGGTACGAGGGCCTGGACTGGCTGGCGGCCGTGGTCGCGCAGGCGCGCCGCACCGGCCTGGAGGTGCTCGCCCTCGACGATGCGCTGGCGGCCACGCCGGCGCGCCCTGCGCCGGCCGGCCTGCCCGCCACGTCGTGGGGCACGCCCCGCACGCTGTGGACGTGGGACGGCCCGCAGGTGGCCGACCTGGCCTTCGCCGCCCGCGCCGCCGAGCTCGAGGTGCTCGCCGCCGGTTCCGCGGCCGACGCGCGCGCGGTCCGCGAGCTGCTGGCGCTGCAGAGCAGCGACTGGGCGTTCCTGGCCACCCGCGACATCTCGGGCCCCTACCCGCGCGAGCGCGCGGAGGGCCACCTCGCCGCCCTGCGCGCCGCGCTCGCCGCGCCGGGCGAGCACGATCCCACGGTGCGCGGCCTGGCGCCCTTCGCCGACCCGGCGATGCTGCTCGGGCCGTAG
- a CDS encoding DUF3253 domain-containing protein translates to MSGAPDDRAIAAAIGDLLDRRAPGATICPSEAARALAGDEGFRPLMDDVRRVAAALAADGELEVTQDGEAVDPAAARGPIRLRRPAG, encoded by the coding sequence ATGAGCGGCGCTCCGGACGACCGCGCGATCGCGGCCGCGATCGGCGACCTGCTGGACCGGCGCGCGCCAGGCGCGACGATCTGCCCGTCGGAGGCCGCGCGCGCCCTGGCCGGCGACGAGGGCTTCCGGCCGCTCATGGACGACGTGCGGCGGGTGGCGGCCGCGCTGGCCGCCGACGGCGAGCTCGAGGTCACCCAGGACGGCGAGGCCGTCGACCCCGCCGCCGCCCGCGGGCCGATCCGCCTGCGCCGGCCGGCCGGCTGA
- a CDS encoding acyltransferase yields the protein MEPVLSPPEPTAAVPPYVRGDPPPRSGGPLTLLRFLRRNGMLNLKYARLVARLAWWKLRLRGRLQLDGLAFICPGVSLEVGPGATLRLGRWSWLGHGCKVRVHEGECSIGAKTVLGQECTISAFQHVSIGRECIVADRVMLIDFDHGVVEVERPIRAQGIYKRDVRVGHNVWVGYGACFLRGATVGDNCVIGTNTVITRDIPSDAVVAGVPARVLRMREAPRSLRWG from the coding sequence GTGGAACCGGTCCTGTCCCCGCCCGAGCCCACGGCTGCCGTGCCGCCGTACGTGCGCGGCGATCCGCCGCCGCGCTCGGGTGGCCCGCTCACCCTGCTGCGCTTCCTGCGCCGCAATGGGATGCTCAACCTCAAGTACGCCCGTCTCGTCGCCCGGCTGGCGTGGTGGAAGCTGCGCCTGCGCGGCCGGCTGCAGCTCGACGGGCTGGCCTTCATCTGCCCCGGCGTCTCGCTCGAGGTCGGCCCGGGCGCGACGCTGCGCCTCGGGCGGTGGTCCTGGCTCGGGCACGGCTGCAAGGTCCGCGTGCACGAGGGCGAGTGCTCCATCGGCGCCAAGACCGTGCTGGGCCAGGAGTGCACGATCTCGGCCTTCCAGCACGTCTCGATCGGCCGCGAGTGCATCGTCGCCGACCGTGTGATGCTCATCGACTTCGACCACGGCGTCGTCGAGGTCGAGCGCCCGATCCGCGCGCAGGGCATCTACAAGCGCGACGTGCGCGTCGGCCACAACGTCTGGGTCGGCTACGGCGCCTGCTTCCTGCGCGGCGCCACCGTGGGCGACAACTGCGTCATCGGCACGAACACCGTCATCACCCGCGACATCCCGTCCGACGCGGTCGTCGCCGGCGTGCCCGCCCGCGTGCTGCGGATGCGCGAGGCGCCGCGGTCGCTGCGCTGGGGATGA
- the meaB gene encoding methylmalonyl Co-A mutase-associated GTPase MeaB, with protein sequence MSQVSHTLAQRLLDGDRRALARAITLVESDDPAGWELVREIYPHTGNAAIIGLTGAPGAGKSTLIGALTKLRRAADRDVAVLSIDPSSPFTHGALLGDRIRLTDHFLDPGVFIRSMANRGALGGLSEAALQTALLMDAAGKDDVFLETVGVGQAEVDIIDHADTIVLVLMPGSGDSIQALKAGIMEIPDIIVVNKADHPLTDTMVREIRGVLSLAPQRGWRVPIVKTEASRGVGVEELVAKLDEHRAYIEAEGTLSERRRRNLRSEVVGLCTFRLRRRLEEQLDSDDTFAGLLDEVVERRLDPATAASRILERLDAAAASREE encoded by the coding sequence ATGTCGCAGGTCTCCCACACCCTCGCCCAGCGCCTCCTCGACGGTGATCGCCGCGCCCTCGCGCGCGCCATCACGCTCGTCGAGAGCGACGATCCGGCCGGCTGGGAGCTCGTCCGCGAGATCTACCCGCACACGGGCAACGCGGCGATCATCGGGCTGACCGGGGCCCCCGGCGCGGGCAAGTCGACGCTCATCGGCGCGCTGACCAAGCTGCGCCGCGCGGCCGACCGCGATGTCGCCGTGCTCTCCATCGACCCGTCCTCGCCGTTCACCCACGGCGCGCTGCTCGGCGACCGCATCCGGCTCACCGACCACTTCCTGGACCCCGGCGTCTTCATCCGCTCCATGGCCAACCGCGGCGCCCTGGGCGGGCTGAGCGAGGCGGCGCTGCAGACCGCGCTGCTCATGGACGCCGCCGGCAAGGACGACGTCTTCCTCGAGACCGTCGGGGTCGGCCAGGCCGAGGTCGACATCATCGACCACGCCGACACGATCGTCCTCGTGCTCATGCCGGGCTCGGGCGACTCGATCCAGGCGCTGAAGGCCGGGATCATGGAGATCCCCGACATCATCGTCGTCAACAAGGCCGACCACCCGCTGACCGACACGATGGTGCGCGAGATCCGCGGCGTGCTGTCGCTGGCGCCCCAGCGCGGGTGGCGGGTGCCCATCGTCAAGACGGAGGCCTCCCGCGGCGTCGGCGTCGAGGAGCTCGTCGCCAAGCTCGACGAGCACCGCGCCTACATCGAGGCGGAGGGCACGCTCTCCGAGCGGCGCCGGCGCAACCTCCGCAGCGAGGTCGTCGGCCTGTGCACGTTCCGGCTGCGCCGCCGTCTCGAGGAGCAGCTGGACTCCGACGACACGTTCGCCGGCCTGCTCGACGAGGTCGTCGAGCGCCGCCTGGACCCGGCCACGGCGGCCAGCCGCATCCTCGAGCGCCTCGACGCCGCGGCCGCCTCACGCGAGGAGTAG
- a CDS encoding leucyl aminopeptidase family protein yields MRVTATTDLAASTAADTVVVGVIAGERIHHDPDGALHALLEAGEARAQPRHVAVTHAVGKRWILVGLGARERLDDEVLRAAAGVALGRARELGARVLCWELPHKLRDGLHPARALVEGTLMAAYRFTAFKGAGDDEDESAGGDRGLQELIVSDHDDRAAAAERAAVVARAVNAARDLQNTPANHMTPTALGRRAQAIAAAHPAVTCEVRGRDGLLELGMGAFAAVARGSDEEPALIVARYEPEGAGEGVPVLGLVGKGVTFDSGGLSIKPASSMPDMKYDMTGGAAVLEALDAIATLGVGVRVIAVVGAVENLLGGSAMKPGDVVTSAAGLTVQIDNTDAEGRLVLADCLHHAVALGAERLVDVATLTGAILGTLGKVYSGLWADDDAWAAEVQRAAGDAGELVWRLPLHERFAELVKGSTADVANLSPPRTGASSTAAEFLHRFTGGVPWAHLDICGTAWDAGQPYAAKGGTGVMVRTLVALAERTAAGG; encoded by the coding sequence ATGCGCGTGACCGCCACCACCGACCTCGCGGCGTCCACCGCGGCCGACACCGTCGTCGTCGGCGTGATCGCCGGCGAGCGGATCCACCACGACCCCGACGGCGCGCTGCACGCGCTGCTGGAGGCCGGCGAGGCCCGCGCGCAGCCGCGCCACGTCGCCGTCACCCACGCCGTCGGCAAGCGCTGGATCCTCGTCGGGCTCGGCGCCCGCGAGCGCCTCGACGACGAGGTCCTGCGCGCCGCGGCGGGCGTCGCGCTCGGGCGGGCGCGCGAGCTCGGCGCGCGGGTGCTGTGCTGGGAGCTGCCGCACAAGCTGCGCGACGGCCTGCACCCCGCGCGCGCCCTCGTGGAGGGCACGCTGATGGCGGCCTACCGCTTCACCGCGTTCAAGGGCGCCGGGGACGACGAGGACGAGTCGGCCGGCGGCGACCGCGGCCTGCAGGAGCTCATCGTCAGCGACCACGACGACCGCGCCGCCGCCGCGGAGCGCGCGGCCGTGGTGGCCCGGGCGGTCAACGCCGCGCGCGACCTGCAGAACACGCCGGCCAACCACATGACGCCGACCGCGCTGGGCCGCCGCGCGCAGGCCATCGCCGCCGCCCACCCGGCGGTGACCTGCGAGGTCCGCGGCCGCGACGGCCTGCTCGAGCTCGGCATGGGCGCGTTCGCCGCGGTGGCGCGGGGCAGCGACGAGGAGCCCGCGCTCATCGTCGCGCGGTACGAGCCCGAGGGCGCCGGCGAGGGCGTGCCCGTGCTGGGGCTCGTCGGCAAGGGCGTCACGTTCGACTCGGGCGGCCTGTCGATCAAGCCCGCGTCGTCGATGCCCGACATGAAGTACGACATGACCGGCGGCGCCGCGGTGCTCGAGGCGCTGGACGCCATCGCCACGCTCGGCGTCGGAGTGCGGGTGATCGCGGTCGTCGGCGCGGTGGAGAACCTGCTCGGCGGCAGCGCGATGAAGCCGGGCGACGTCGTGACCTCGGCCGCCGGGCTGACCGTGCAGATCGACAACACCGACGCCGAGGGCCGCCTCGTGCTGGCCGACTGCCTGCACCACGCGGTCGCGCTGGGCGCCGAGCGCCTCGTCGATGTCGCGACGCTCACCGGCGCGATCCTCGGCACGCTGGGCAAGGTGTACTCCGGGCTGTGGGCCGACGACGACGCGTGGGCCGCCGAGGTGCAGCGCGCCGCCGGCGACGCCGGCGAGCTCGTCTGGCGGCTGCCGCTGCACGAGCGCTTCGCCGAGCTCGTCAAGGGCAGCACGGCCGACGTGGCCAACCTGTCGCCGCCCCGCACGGGCGCGTCCTCGACGGCGGCCGAGTTCCTGCACCGCTTCACCGGCGGCGTGCCGTGGGCGCACCTGGACATCTGCGGCACCGCCTGGGACGCCGGGCAGCCCTACGCCGCCAAGGGCGGGACCGGCGTCATGGTCCGCACGCTCGTCGCACTGGCCGAGCGCACCGCCGCCGGCGGCTGA
- a CDS encoding acetyl-CoA C-acetyltransferase yields MPKTVILGAARTPIGKLGGGLSSVDATELGGLAIRAALERSDVDPEQVDHVIMGQVLQAGQGQIPSRQAQIKAGIPKEVSSETINKVCASGLRATVLLDQAIRAGDVQVGVGGGMESMSGAPYLLPQARFGYRMGDAQALDAMVHDGLTNPFSGKQMFVEATETSAELELTRPDLDRWALRSHERALAAIDDGRMADEIVPVTIKGRKGDTVVEVDEGPRRGSTLESLAKLPGLVGKEGSHTAGNSPGVNDGGGALVVASDEWAQANGKTVLAEVVAHAQFANDFAYLATTPSGAARRALEKAGLQPDDIDLWEINEAFASVTLQSTRELNLDEDRVNVNGGAVALGHPIGASGARILGVLVHELRRRGGGLGCAAICSGGGQGDAVILRVHGG; encoded by the coding sequence ATGCCCAAGACCGTCATCCTCGGCGCCGCACGCACCCCGATCGGGAAGCTCGGCGGCGGCCTGTCCTCCGTCGACGCGACCGAGCTCGGTGGCCTGGCGATCCGGGCGGCGCTCGAGCGCAGCGACGTCGATCCCGAGCAGGTCGACCACGTCATCATGGGCCAGGTCCTGCAGGCCGGCCAGGGGCAGATCCCCTCGCGTCAGGCCCAGATCAAGGCGGGCATCCCCAAGGAGGTCTCCTCGGAGACCATCAACAAGGTCTGCGCCTCGGGCCTGCGCGCCACGGTGCTGCTCGACCAGGCCATCCGCGCGGGCGACGTGCAGGTCGGCGTCGGCGGCGGGATGGAGTCCATGTCGGGTGCGCCCTACCTGCTGCCCCAGGCCCGGTTCGGCTACCGCATGGGCGACGCCCAGGCCCTGGACGCGATGGTCCACGATGGGCTGACCAACCCCTTCAGCGGCAAGCAGATGTTCGTCGAGGCCACGGAGACCAGCGCCGAGCTCGAGCTCACGCGCCCTGACCTGGACCGCTGGGCGCTGCGCAGCCACGAGCGCGCGCTGGCCGCGATCGACGACGGCCGCATGGCCGACGAGATCGTCCCCGTCACCATCAAGGGACGCAAGGGCGACACGGTGGTCGAGGTCGACGAGGGCCCGCGCCGCGGCTCCACGCTGGAGTCGCTGGCCAAGCTGCCCGGCCTGGTCGGCAAGGAGGGCTCGCACACCGCCGGCAACTCGCCCGGCGTCAACGACGGCGGCGGCGCGCTGGTCGTCGCCTCCGACGAATGGGCGCAGGCCAACGGCAAGACCGTGCTGGCCGAGGTCGTGGCCCACGCGCAGTTCGCCAACGACTTCGCCTACCTGGCCACGACGCCGTCGGGCGCCGCGCGCAGGGCGCTGGAGAAGGCGGGCCTGCAGCCCGACGACATCGACCTGTGGGAGATCAACGAGGCCTTCGCGTCGGTGACGCTGCAGTCCACGCGCGAGCTCAACCTCGACGAGGACCGCGTCAACGTCAACGGCGGCGCGGTCGCGCTCGGCCATCCCATCGGCGCGTCGGGCGCGCGGATCCTCGGCGTCCTGGTGCACGAGCTGCGCCGCCGCGGCGGCGGGCTGGGCTGCGCGGCGATCTGCTCGGGCGGTGGGCAGGGCGACGCGGTGATCCTCCGCGTCCATGGCGGATAG
- a CDS encoding HAD family hydrolase, with product MADSGNGPARPASPPGGVSAAFFDLDRTLMSGSSGFFWARAAARAGMISRRRLALDAWENIRFRLRGSTDATTDRVMVRVGAMLEGKRVVDFDRLGPQVLAGVLPRLYPQMLQIAWDHQDAGRPAYIVSAASQETAAMIAHVLGFDGALGTPLERRDGRYTGRLAGPFAYRDGKPQLMQELAAREGIDLAESYAYSDSESDLPMLRAVGHPVAVNPDGALARVAREEGWDILRFDRLGGHLKMLGGLTAAGLLGAVGRTAVRRAGPR from the coding sequence ATGGCGGATAGCGGGAACGGGCCCGCGCGGCCGGCCTCGCCCCCCGGGGGAGTGTCGGCCGCCTTCTTCGACCTGGACCGCACGCTCATGTCGGGCTCGTCGGGGTTCTTCTGGGCGCGCGCCGCGGCGCGCGCCGGGATGATCTCCCGGCGGCGCCTGGCCCTCGACGCGTGGGAGAACATCCGCTTCCGCCTGCGCGGCTCGACCGACGCGACGACCGATCGCGTCATGGTCCGCGTCGGCGCGATGCTGGAGGGCAAGCGCGTCGTGGACTTCGACCGCCTCGGCCCGCAGGTGCTGGCCGGCGTGCTGCCGCGCCTGTACCCGCAGATGCTGCAGATCGCCTGGGACCACCAGGACGCCGGGCGCCCGGCCTACATCGTCAGCGCCGCCTCTCAGGAGACCGCGGCGATGATCGCCCACGTCCTGGGCTTCGACGGCGCGCTGGGGACGCCCCTGGAGCGCCGCGACGGCCGCTACACCGGCCGGCTGGCGGGGCCGTTCGCCTACCGCGACGGCAAGCCCCAGCTCATGCAGGAGCTCGCCGCGCGCGAGGGCATCGACCTCGCCGAGTCCTACGCCTACTCGGACTCGGAGTCCGACCTGCCGATGCTGCGCGCCGTCGGCCATCCCGTCGCGGTCAACCCGGACGGCGCGCTCGCGCGCGTCGCCCGCGAGGAGGGCTGGGACATCCTGCGCTTCGACCGCCTGGGCGGTCACCTCAAGATGCTCGGCGGGCTGACGGCGGCGGGCCTGCTGGGCGCCGTCGGCCGCACGGCCGTGCGCCGGGCGGGTCCCCGATGA
- a CDS encoding acyl-CoA dehydrogenase family protein, whose protein sequence is MSLSELDDEQREIRDLARRFADEEIAPHAAGWDREHRFPREVFAALGELGLMGACVPVEHGGAGADFLSYVLVLEELSRADAGVGVTVAVHTSAGTLPILAHGTPEQIDRLVPALAQGHEIAAFALTESGSGSDAGAMRTRADDEGRVTGTKQWITNGSHAHTFIVFAKDPDKPSAYLVRRGAPVSP, encoded by the coding sequence GTGAGCCTGTCCGAGCTGGACGACGAGCAGCGCGAGATCCGCGACCTGGCGCGCCGCTTCGCCGACGAGGAGATCGCCCCGCACGCCGCGGGCTGGGACCGCGAGCACCGCTTCCCGCGGGAGGTGTTCGCGGCACTGGGCGAGCTCGGGCTCATGGGGGCGTGCGTGCCCGTCGAGCACGGCGGGGCGGGCGCCGACTTCCTGTCCTACGTTCTCGTGCTCGAGGAGCTCTCGCGCGCCGACGCGGGCGTGGGCGTGACCGTCGCCGTGCACACCAGCGCCGGGACCCTGCCGATCCTGGCCCACGGCACGCCCGAGCAGATCGACCGCCTCGTGCCCGCGCTGGCCCAGGGCCACGAGATCGCCGCGTTCGCGCTGACGGAGTCGGGCTCGGGCTCGGACGCCGGGGCGATGCGCACCCGGGCCGACGACGAGGGGCGCGTGACCGGCACCAAGCAGTGGATCACCAACGGCTCGCACGCCCACACGTTCATCGTGTTCGCGAAGGACCCGGACAAGCCCTCGGCCTACCTCGTCCGCCGCGGCGCCCCGGTTTCTCCGTGA